In Phreatobacter stygius, a genomic segment contains:
- a CDS encoding GGDEF domain-containing protein has translation MASGSTGLHLDLTTLLFISLLVTVTTGAMFVLDAVRRGDVRSGRWWSLAFGAATLASFTYIAAAQSPALAWAYVVGNGLAGTATALIWVGARSFNGRPPLAAVGVAGPWLMAGGTLLSTPSFDAWSGAVSFLLVVAAYALVAAHEFWRANGTRLLNHVVLAVACAASGLFYAARATALVLLGQDDPVFLSVFGPEVAATVVLLLIVILTFSLVALGKEQSDIALYRLATRDALTDVLNRREFARQAELILRRLAFERAPVAVLLLDLDFFKTINDTHGHAAGDLVLAHFAAAAAHCLRPSDLLCRYGGEEFAVVLPRVSLDQAEIVAERMRAAAAALAVPAARSEVRLTTSIGLAFSATSAADLSALLQRADTMLYRAKAEGRNRVIISAVEPEAAAAAA, from the coding sequence ATGGCAAGCGGCTCGACGGGCCTGCACCTCGATCTGACCACGCTGCTCTTCATCTCCCTCCTGGTCACCGTCACCACGGGCGCGATGTTCGTGCTCGATGCCGTCAGGCGCGGCGACGTCCGGTCCGGGCGCTGGTGGAGCCTCGCCTTCGGCGCGGCGACATTGGCCTCGTTCACCTATATCGCGGCGGCGCAGAGCCCGGCGCTGGCCTGGGCCTATGTCGTCGGCAATGGCCTTGCCGGCACCGCCACGGCGCTGATCTGGGTCGGCGCCCGCAGCTTCAACGGCCGTCCGCCGCTGGCGGCGGTCGGCGTCGCCGGCCCCTGGCTCATGGCCGGCGGCACGCTTCTGAGCACGCCGTCATTCGATGCCTGGAGCGGCGCGGTCAGCTTCCTTCTGGTCGTCGCGGCCTATGCGCTCGTCGCGGCACACGAATTCTGGCGGGCCAACGGCACCCGGCTGCTGAACCACGTGGTGCTGGCGGTGGCTTGCGCCGCCAGCGGGCTGTTCTATGCGGCCCGTGCCACGGCGCTGGTGCTGCTCGGCCAGGACGACCCGGTCTTCCTGAGCGTTTTCGGGCCTGAGGTCGCCGCCACCGTGGTGCTGCTGCTGATCGTCATCCTGACCTTCAGCCTGGTGGCGCTCGGCAAGGAGCAGTCCGACATCGCGCTCTATCGCCTGGCCACCCGCGACGCGCTGACCGATGTGTTGAACCGGCGCGAATTCGCCCGCCAGGCCGAGCTGATCCTGCGCCGCCTGGCCTTCGAGCGCGCACCGGTGGCCGTGCTGCTGCTCGATCTCGATTTCTTCAAGACGATCAACGACACCCACGGCCATGCCGCCGGTGACCTGGTGCTGGCGCATTTCGCCGCCGCCGCCGCCCACTGCCTCAGGCCGTCCGACCTCCTGTGCCGTTATGGCGGCGAGGAGTTCGCCGTCGTGCTGCCGCGCGTCTCGCTCGACCAGGCCGAGATCGTCGCCGAGCGCATGCGCGCCGCCGCCGCCGCGCTGGCGGTGCCCGCCGCAAGAAGCGAGGTGCGGCTGACCACCAGTATCGGGCTGGCCTTTTCGGCGACCTCGGCTGCCGACCTGTCGGCCTTGCTCCAGCGCGCCGATACCATGCTCTACCGGGCCAAGGCCGAAGGTCGCAATCGCGTCATCATCTCTGCGGTAGAGCCGGAAGCCGCAGCGGCGGCCGCCTGA
- a CDS encoding DUF3617 domain-containing protein, translating into MRAIPLLALPFVVASISPALAQATVEFPARRTGQWEIRMGAAQVPGMPEMVVKTCVDPASDRQMMQAGMNMLAQNCEKRDMRRDASGIVIDSICQMGPMRITSSTVISGDFQASYSVRSSATVQTPNQPNPQTTTTVQEARWAGATCTDGMVPGDILMPGGQKMNIRSLPGMAPGQQQPATPTR; encoded by the coding sequence ATGCGCGCCATTCCGCTTCTCGCCCTGCCCTTCGTCGTCGCCTCGATCAGCCCCGCCCTGGCCCAGGCCACCGTCGAATTTCCGGCCCGCCGCACCGGCCAGTGGGAAATCCGCATGGGAGCCGCGCAGGTGCCGGGAATGCCGGAAATGGTCGTCAAGACCTGCGTCGATCCGGCCAGCGACCGGCAGATGATGCAGGCCGGCATGAACATGCTGGCGCAGAACTGCGAGAAGCGTGACATGCGGCGCGATGCCTCGGGCATCGTGATCGATTCGATCTGCCAGATGGGCCCGATGCGCATCACCTCGAGCACGGTGATATCGGGCGACTTCCAGGCCAGCTACTCGGTGCGCAGCAGCGCCACCGTGCAAACCCCGAATCAGCCCAATCCGCAGACGACGACAACCGTCCAGGAGGCGCGCTGGGCCGGCGCCACCTGCACCGACGGCATGGTGCCGGGCGACATCCTCATGCCGGGCGGCCAGAAGATGAACATCCGCAGCCTGCCGGGCATGGCGCCTGGCCAGCAGCAGCCGGCGACGCCGACGCGCTGA
- a CDS encoding IS110 family transposase, whose product MQGKEASKQETEGKSTVGIDVSKSWLDIHVLPGGETHRFANAELGIRQLKRWLQRFDLALVVVEATGKWHRQVRRSLHASGVPVAVVDPYRVRMFARATGTLAKTDRLDARVLALFARAMNPAQRPPAPEALDALNELVSARDAAVDEQTALKNQRHAVTDKFLIRHLAHRLTRIAKAIEAIAGEIAKRIAADPCLARRHDILISIPSFGPAVATTLVAALTELGTCNIKQISLLAGLAPIADDSGERQGVRVIWGGRSRVRRVLYLAALSATRCNADMKSFHDRLIAKGKKPKCALIAVARKLVVLANTLIAQDRTWATHAPKQA is encoded by the coding sequence ATGCAAGGCAAGGAAGCGTCCAAACAAGAGACCGAAGGCAAGTCTACCGTGGGAATCGACGTCAGCAAGAGCTGGCTCGACATCCACGTTCTGCCCGGCGGGGAGACCCACCGTTTTGCCAATGCCGAGTTGGGCATCCGGCAGTTGAAGCGCTGGCTTCAGCGCTTTGATCTGGCGCTGGTCGTGGTCGAGGCGACCGGCAAGTGGCACCGCCAGGTTCGCCGAAGCCTGCATGCCTCGGGCGTGCCGGTTGCCGTGGTCGATCCTTATCGCGTGCGCATGTTCGCGCGTGCCACGGGCACCTTGGCCAAGACCGACCGGCTCGATGCCCGCGTGTTGGCCCTGTTCGCGCGGGCCATGAACCCGGCCCAGCGACCGCCGGCACCGGAAGCCCTCGATGCGCTCAATGAGTTGGTCAGCGCCCGCGATGCGGCCGTCGACGAACAGACAGCCCTCAAGAACCAGCGGCACGCGGTCACCGACAAGTTCCTGATCCGCCATCTCGCTCACCGTCTCACCCGGATCGCCAAGGCTATCGAAGCCATCGCCGGCGAGATCGCCAAACGCATCGCGGCCGATCCATGCCTGGCCAGACGCCACGACATTCTGATCTCGATCCCTTCGTTCGGCCCGGCGGTCGCCACGACCCTGGTGGCCGCCCTGACCGAGCTGGGGACCTGCAACATCAAACAGATCAGCCTGTTGGCGGGACTAGCCCCGATCGCCGATGATTCGGGTGAACGACAGGGCGTCCGCGTCATCTGGGGCGGACGCTCCCGGGTGCGCCGCGTTCTCTACCTGGCGGCGCTCTCGGCCACGCGCTGCAACGCCGACATGAAAAGTTTCCACGACCGCCTGATCGCCAAGGGCAAGAAGCCCAAATGCGCCCTCATCGCCGTGGCTCGAAAGCTCGTCGTCCTCGCCAACACCCTTATCGCTCAGGACCGCACTTGGGCCACTCACGCTCCAAAACAGGCTTGA
- a CDS encoding FAD-dependent monooxygenase — MATAPAGRRTVIIAGAGIGGLTAALLLSRGGFRVQLLERAAVFEAIGAGIQITPNASRILVDLGLGKALAEVAVTPEGMDVRAGGNGRLLASADLGAAIAARYGAPWWMVHRADLQAALVAAVHDDPHVTVAMGRTVETVARDGDGVAVTAVGVGERSTHRGAALIGTDGLWSATRELFGDGKPPAYGGRTAWRALLPRSAVPEGISDRRLGLWLGPGAHLVHYPVRAGAALNLVAVVSDPEPRTGWSGTGDRLALIARFRGWTSQAQALVAAPQAWTTWSLADRAPWFGQGQGPLTLLGDAAHPMLPFLAQGGAMAIEDAAVLAKALAARPDDLDGGFRAYEQARARRVAAVQRGARANGRIYHLEGPMGWARDTAMRVLGGRQLVAGYDWIYRFRA, encoded by the coding sequence ATGGCCACCGCTCCGGCCGGGCGCCGCACGGTCATCATCGCCGGCGCCGGGATCGGCGGCCTGACCGCAGCGCTGTTGCTGTCGCGGGGCGGTTTTCGCGTCCAGCTCCTGGAGCGTGCCGCGGTTTTCGAGGCGATCGGCGCCGGTATCCAGATCACCCCCAATGCCAGCCGGATCCTCGTCGACCTCGGGCTGGGCAAGGCGCTGGCCGAGGTTGCCGTGACCCCCGAGGGCATGGATGTGCGGGCCGGCGGCAATGGCCGGCTGCTGGCGTCGGCCGACCTCGGAGCGGCGATCGCCGCGCGTTATGGCGCGCCCTGGTGGATGGTGCATCGCGCCGACCTGCAGGCGGCGCTGGTGGCCGCCGTGCATGACGACCCGCATGTCACGGTTGCCATGGGCCGGACCGTCGAGACCGTGGCGCGTGACGGCGACGGCGTCGCGGTCACCGCCGTGGGCGTCGGCGAACGGAGCACCCATCGTGGCGCGGCTCTGATCGGCACCGACGGCCTCTGGTCGGCGACACGTGAACTGTTCGGCGACGGCAAGCCGCCGGCCTATGGCGGCCGCACCGCCTGGCGCGCGCTTTTGCCGCGCAGCGCCGTGCCCGAGGGCATTTCGGATCGCCGGCTGGGGCTCTGGCTCGGCCCGGGCGCCCATCTCGTGCATTACCCGGTGCGCGCCGGCGCGGCGCTCAACCTGGTCGCGGTGGTCAGCGATCCCGAACCCCGCACCGGCTGGAGCGGGACCGGCGACCGGCTGGCGCTGATCGCCCGGTTTCGCGGCTGGACCAGCCAGGCGCAGGCGCTGGTGGCCGCGCCGCAGGCCTGGACGACCTGGTCGCTCGCCGACCGCGCGCCCTGGTTCGGGCAAGGACAGGGGCCGCTGACCCTGCTCGGCGACGCCGCCCATCCGATGCTGCCGTTCCTCGCCCAGGGCGGGGCCATGGCGATCGAGGATGCCGCGGTGCTGGCCAAGGCGCTGGCGGCGCGTCCGGACGACCTCGACGGGGGCTTCCGCGCCTATGAACAGGCGCGCGCCCGCCGGGTCGCTGCGGTCCAGCGTGGCGCCCGCGCCAATGGCCGGATCTATCACCTCGAAGGCCCGATGGGCTGGGCACGCGACACCGCGATGCGTGTGCTCGGCGGCCGCCAGCTCGTCGCCGGTTATGACTGGATCTACCGTTTCCGGGCTTGA
- a CDS encoding zinc-finger domain-containing protein: MADHVVPHFANDQGVAVIHVGVKEFKCMGARAPFDHPHVFLDMGSDGEIICPYCSTLYKFDSNLHANQTTPAGAFVQTLADA; the protein is encoded by the coding sequence ATGGCCGATCATGTCGTGCCCCATTTCGCCAACGACCAGGGCGTCGCGGTCATCCATGTCGGCGTGAAGGAATTCAAATGCATGGGCGCGCGCGCGCCGTTCGACCATCCGCATGTGTTCCTCGACATGGGTTCGGACGGCGAGATCATCTGCCCCTATTGCTCGACCCTCTACAAATTCGATTCCAACCTGCACGCCAACCAGACGACGCCGGCGGGCGCCTTCGTGCAGACCCTGGCGGACGCCTGA
- a CDS encoding exopolysaccharide biosynthesis protein — protein MDLNADQATVRTSEVFRGLTRLGEGETIPLGALTQALGDRAFGLLVLIFALPNIIPMIPGVSTISGVVIAIVGLQMLIGRHDPWLPAFIADRGLPRAETAKMIERAIPWVEKLESLARPRALFMTRGVMRMLIGAMFVMLGVVLALPLSWIGNFPPGVALLIMSVGFLEEDGLLVGAAHILGLLATLLVVVIVGGVIAGAAWLIG, from the coding sequence GTGGACCTGAATGCCGATCAAGCCACCGTCCGGACCTCCGAGGTGTTTCGCGGGCTGACCCGCCTCGGCGAGGGCGAGACCATTCCGCTGGGAGCCCTGACCCAGGCGCTCGGCGACCGGGCCTTTGGCCTTCTGGTGCTGATCTTCGCGCTGCCCAACATCATTCCGATGATCCCTGGCGTCTCGACCATATCGGGCGTGGTCATTGCCATTGTCGGCCTGCAGATGCTGATCGGCCGGCATGATCCCTGGCTGCCGGCCTTCATCGCCGACCGGGGCCTGCCGCGCGCCGAGACCGCCAAGATGATCGAGCGGGCGATTCCCTGGGTCGAAAAACTCGAATCCCTGGCCCGGCCGCGGGCGCTGTTCATGACCCGCGGCGTGATGCGCATGCTGATCGGCGCGATGTTCGTGATGCTCGGCGTGGTGCTTGCCCTGCCGCTGTCGTGGATCGGCAATTTCCCGCCCGGCGTGGCCCTGCTGATCATGTCCGTGGGGTTCCTGGAGGAGGACGGGCTGCTGGTCGGCGCGGCCCATATCCTGGGCCTGCTGGCGACCTTGCTGGTCGTGGTCATTGTCGGCGGCGTGATCGCCGGCGCGGCCTGGCTGATCGGTTGA
- a CDS encoding exopolysaccharide biosynthesis protein has protein sequence MSAQASTHSEILSTITIGDLLAALRNRAFGLSLILFGLPNLLPIPGLPIITGLVLVLLALQIVVGRDVPWLPDRIARTALPREKLTAVMNRTMPLLTKLETLTRPRLGLAAGPTARRAVGVAVLVLAVLLVLVPIPWIGSMPQGLALCVFGLGLTERDGVLVVCGFILAAIATAIGAGIGYTVFAGAQAIF, from the coding sequence ATGTCGGCTCAGGCGTCGACCCATTCCGAGATCCTGTCGACCATCACCATCGGCGACCTCCTGGCCGCCTTGCGCAACCGCGCCTTCGGCCTGTCGCTGATCCTGTTCGGCCTGCCCAACCTGCTGCCGATCCCGGGATTGCCGATCATTACCGGCCTGGTTCTGGTGCTGCTGGCGCTGCAGATCGTCGTCGGCCGCGACGTGCCCTGGCTGCCCGACCGGATCGCCCGGACGGCGCTGCCGCGGGAAAAGCTGACCGCCGTGATGAACCGGACCATGCCGCTCCTGACCAAGCTCGAGACGCTGACGCGGCCGCGGCTCGGGCTGGCGGCAGGGCCGACCGCGCGGCGCGCCGTCGGTGTTGCCGTGCTGGTGCTGGCGGTCCTGCTGGTTCTGGTGCCGATCCCGTGGATCGGTTCGATGCCGCAAGGGCTTGCGCTCTGCGTCTTCGGGCTTGGGCTGACCGAGCGCGACGGCGTGCTGGTGGTCTGCGGCTTCATTCTGGCGGCGATCGCCACCGCCATCGGCGCCGGCATCGGCTACACGGTGTTCGCCGGGGCGCAGGCGATCTTCTGA
- a CDS encoding usg protein has protein sequence MLHSAARPAPAVDGDFLRQIEGYALTTAEILYRMPDHPLLLQAYIWQDYDQAPHFPVLQRFLAFWQHNLEGRLHTVRVASARLIRPCELAVARTLTHLH, from the coding sequence ATGCTTCATTCCGCAGCGCGCCCGGCCCCTGCCGTCGACGGCGATTTCTTGCGCCAGATCGAAGGTTACGCCCTGACCACGGCCGAAATCCTCTACCGCATGCCGGATCATCCGCTGCTGCTGCAGGCCTATATCTGGCAGGATTACGATCAGGCGCCGCATTTCCCGGTGCTGCAGCGTTTCCTGGCGTTCTGGCAGCACAATCTGGAGGGCCGGCTGCACACGGTGAGGGTGGCCTCGGCCAGGCTGATCCGGCCTTGCGAATTGGCCGTCGCGCGGACCCTGACACATCTGCATTGA
- a CDS encoding glycosyltransferase family 39 protein has product MLPHQPLSGAADPSPFGPRPLGAGSLGAGSLGAVLALVAVLTLIRLWAAGRLGLAADETYYWIWSKHLSFGYFDHPPAVALLIRASTAVFGDTAFGVRWLSVLLGAAASLGVWRLVIRLTDDHVAALAGAGLVQATLFLGAGAMLVTPDTPLVLFWTIALLALAELWRTGQGAWWLAVGLAVGLAFISKYSAVFLGLGILIWLAWVPELRRWFTSPWPYAGGLACLAVMAPVVAWNLMQGGASLTKQFGRAVPQAFDPRFVPEFFAGQAALLTPLVGILVLYGLFVVLGRAWREREAGATLIVATTVPLILYLLWYGLFGRVQGNWTACLLPASIAAAVIGVRAFPAQGVLAAILRVSLRFSIVVGVGLGLFVVAHAVWRIVPLTPDPTAQLFGWRDAVAGIERAAAEKGAGTIGTASYTMTGELRFHGSGQPPVVQLNERLRFAMEPAPDVARLRTRPILVVAESRRDGEVHAALGRRFRHVARAGSVERHWRAPLWSFAAGSYVDTLSLFLVADPIGEGFPDIGTPY; this is encoded by the coding sequence ATGCTGCCTCATCAGCCATTGTCTGGCGCCGCTGATCCCAGCCCGTTCGGGCCGCGCCCGCTCGGCGCCGGCAGTCTCGGCGCCGGCAGTCTCGGCGCCGTCCTGGCGCTGGTCGCGGTCCTGACGCTGATCCGGCTCTGGGCCGCGGGCCGGCTCGGGCTTGCGGCGGATGAGACCTATTACTGGATCTGGTCGAAACACCTCTCCTTCGGCTATTTCGACCATCCGCCCGCCGTGGCGCTGCTGATCCGCGCCTCGACCGCGGTGTTCGGCGACACCGCTTTCGGCGTGCGCTGGCTCTCGGTTCTGCTCGGCGCCGCCGCCAGTCTCGGCGTCTGGCGCCTGGTCATCAGGCTGACCGACGACCACGTGGCGGCGCTGGCCGGGGCGGGCCTGGTGCAGGCAACCCTGTTCCTCGGCGCCGGTGCCATGCTGGTCACGCCGGACACGCCGCTGGTGCTGTTCTGGACGATTGCTCTGCTGGCGCTGGCCGAGCTCTGGCGCACCGGCCAGGGCGCCTGGTGGCTGGCGGTGGGCCTGGCGGTGGGCCTGGCCTTCATCTCGAAATACAGCGCCGTGTTTCTCGGCCTGGGCATTCTCATCTGGCTCGCCTGGGTGCCGGAGCTCCGGCGCTGGTTCACCTCGCCCTGGCCCTATGCCGGCGGCCTGGCGTGCCTCGCCGTCATGGCGCCGGTCGTCGCCTGGAACCTGATGCAGGGCGGCGCGTCGCTGACCAAGCAGTTCGGCCGTGCCGTGCCGCAGGCCTTCGACCCGCGTTTCGTGCCGGAATTTTTCGCCGGGCAGGCGGCCTTGCTGACGCCGCTGGTCGGCATCCTGGTGCTCTACGGCCTGTTCGTCGTCTTGGGCCGGGCCTGGCGCGAGCGCGAGGCCGGCGCGACGCTGATCGTCGCCACCACGGTTCCGCTGATCCTCTATCTCCTCTGGTACGGCCTGTTCGGCCGGGTCCAGGGCAATTGGACCGCTTGCCTGCTGCCGGCCTCGATCGCCGCCGCCGTCATCGGTGTCAGGGCGTTTCCGGCCCAGGGCGTGCTGGCGGCGATCCTGCGTGTCTCGCTCCGCTTCAGCATCGTGGTCGGGGTTGGCCTCGGCCTGTTCGTCGTCGCCCATGCGGTCTGGCGCATCGTGCCGCTGACCCCGGACCCGACGGCCCAATTGTTCGGCTGGCGCGATGCGGTCGCCGGCATCGAGCGCGCGGCGGCCGAGAAGGGCGCCGGCACCATTGGCACCGCCTCCTATACGATGACCGGTGAATTGCGCTTCCATGGCAGCGGCCAGCCGCCGGTGGTGCAGCTCAACGAGCGGCTGCGTTTCGCCATGGAACCCGCACCTGACGTCGCGCGGCTGCGCACCCGGCCGATCCTGGTGGTCGCCGAAAGCCGGCGCGACGGCGAAGTCCACGCCGCGCTCGGCCGCCGGTTTCGCCATGTCGCGCGGGCCGGCAGCGTCGAGCGGCATTGGCGCGCGCCGCTCTGGTCCTTCGCGGCCGGTTCTTATGTCGACACCCTGTCGCTGTTCCTGGTCGCCGACCCGATCGGCGAGGGCTTTCCGGATATCGGCACGCCCTATTGA
- a CDS encoding glycosyltransferase, with amino-acid sequence MTDFPAIAIAPELTVVVPSYNERDNVPELAARLDRVLAGIAWEMIVVDDDSPDGTSRVVKDLARRDPRIRCIRRVGRRGLAGACIEGMLASSAPVVAVMDADLQHDETILPAMLDHIRAGKDLVVASRNIEGGSKTEGLSPIRRAISDLGRRLSAMILKAPLSDPMSGFFMIKRDLVEQVAPKLATAGFKILADIAASVSSRPSFAEVPYVFRERVHGESKLDAKVALDYLGFILNKLSGGLIPLRFIFFALVGSTGLVVHMVSLYLALGAGLQFEWAQTLATFVAMTSNFLINNEITYRDGRLKGSRFLVGLVLFYGVCSLGAFANVGVASWLYAEAAEWWLAGIAGALMGAVFNYAASSAIVWRR; translated from the coding sequence ATGACTGATTTCCCCGCTATCGCCATCGCCCCCGAGCTGACCGTCGTGGTGCCGAGCTATAACGAGCGCGACAACGTGCCCGAGCTCGCCGCCCGGCTCGATCGTGTGCTCGCAGGCATTGCCTGGGAGATGATCGTCGTCGACGACGACAGCCCGGATGGAACGTCCCGCGTGGTCAAGGACCTGGCGCGCCGCGACCCGCGCATCCGCTGCATCCGGCGGGTCGGCCGGCGCGGCCTGGCCGGCGCCTGCATCGAGGGCATGCTGGCGTCTTCGGCGCCGGTGGTCGCGGTCATGGATGCCGATCTGCAGCATGACGAGACGATCCTGCCCGCCATGCTCGACCATATCCGTGCCGGCAAGGACCTGGTGGTCGCCAGCCGCAATATCGAGGGCGGCTCGAAGACCGAAGGCCTGTCGCCGATCCGCCGCGCCATTTCCGATCTCGGCCGGCGCCTGTCGGCGATGATCCTGAAGGCGCCGCTGTCGGATCCGATGTCGGGCTTCTTCATGATCAAGCGCGACCTGGTCGAACAGGTCGCGCCGAAGCTTGCCACCGCCGGCTTCAAGATCCTGGCCGATATCGCGGCGTCGGTGTCGTCGCGGCCGAGCTTCGCCGAAGTGCCCTATGTGTTCCGCGAGCGGGTCCATGGCGAGAGCAAGCTCGACGCCAAGGTGGCGCTCGACTATCTCGGTTTCATCCTCAACAAGCTGTCGGGCGGCCTCATCCCGCTGCGCTTCATCTTCTTCGCGCTGGTCGGCTCGACCGGCCTCGTCGTCCACATGGTGTCGCTCTACCTGGCGCTGGGCGCCGGCCTGCAGTTCGAATGGGCGCAGACACTGGCGACCTTCGTCGCCATGACCTCCAACTTCCTGATCAACAACGAGATCACCTATCGCGACGGCCGGCTCAAGGGATCGCGTTTCCTGGTTGGCCTGGTGCTGTTCTATGGTGTCTGCAGCCTCGGCGCTTTCGCCAATGTCGGGGTTGCGAGCTGGCTCTACGCCGAGGCGGCGGAATGGTGGCTCGCCGGCATTGCCGGTGCGCTGATGGGCGCGGTGTTCAATTATGCTGCCTCATCAGCCATTGTCTGGCGCCGCTGA